From the genome of uncultured Cohaesibacter sp., one region includes:
- a CDS encoding substrate-binding domain-containing protein produces the protein MSKLHKFAMCALMVGTMLSGGQAVAQDDKEIVTVVKLLGETWFRRMDEGVKQYGEVTDGIATKEIGPGKGDAAQQVRLVEDLIAKGVDAIAVVPFDPPMMEGALKRAMDRGITVITHEASNLKNTQVDMEAFDNDAFGAHFNDQIAKCMGEEGTWTSFVGSLGSLTHVQWADASAANAEAKYPNMKLVSAKNESFNDANTAYNKAKELLKKYPDIKGFQGGSAVDVIGIGRAVEEAGLAGKICVYGIGMPTDTSRFLKSGAVTGISLWDPKDAGFIMNKIAHMVLNGEELKDGMDLGVPGYTNMQLKEGPGKGVLLVGQAWLDINKDNVDDYQF, from the coding sequence ATGTCCAAACTACACAAATTCGCAATGTGCGCCCTGATGGTCGGCACCATGCTTTCTGGAGGTCAGGCAGTTGCACAGGACGACAAGGAAATCGTCACTGTCGTGAAACTGCTTGGTGAAACATGGTTCCGCCGTATGGACGAAGGGGTCAAGCAATATGGCGAAGTGACCGATGGCATCGCCACCAAGGAAATCGGACCGGGTAAAGGCGATGCTGCACAGCAGGTCCGTCTGGTGGAAGACCTTATCGCAAAAGGTGTTGATGCCATTGCGGTTGTCCCGTTTGACCCACCGATGATGGAAGGCGCTCTCAAACGCGCCATGGATCGTGGCATCACCGTCATCACGCATGAGGCGTCCAACCTGAAAAACACTCAGGTCGACATGGAAGCCTTCGACAACGATGCCTTCGGTGCACACTTCAACGACCAGATCGCCAAATGCATGGGCGAAGAAGGCACATGGACCTCGTTTGTTGGGTCTCTGGGCAGCTTGACCCATGTTCAGTGGGCTGATGCTTCTGCCGCCAATGCCGAAGCAAAATATCCGAACATGAAACTCGTCTCCGCAAAGAACGAGTCCTTCAACGACGCCAACACCGCCTACAACAAAGCCAAGGAACTTCTGAAAAAGTATCCGGATATTAAAGGCTTCCAGGGTGGTTCTGCCGTTGACGTGATTGGTATCGGTCGCGCGGTGGAAGAAGCCGGTCTTGCTGGCAAGATCTGCGTCTATGGTATCGGCATGCCGACCGACACGAGCCGCTTCCTCAAAAGTGGCGCGGTTACCGGGATCAGCCTGTGGGATCCGAAAGACGCCGGCTTCATCATGAACAAGATCGCTCACATGGTCCTCAACGGTGAAGAGCTGAAAGACGGCATGGATCTTGGCGTGCCCGGCTATACCAACATGCAGCTGAAAGAAGGCCCGGGCAAAGGTGTCCTGCTCGTTGGTCAGGCATGGCTCGACATCAACAAGGACAATGTCGACGACTATCAGTTCTAA
- a CDS encoding sugar kinase produces the protein MAFDVSVVGLYILDILGRPVEEIPPGGQLRFIDEIRLTVAGTAGGSAIDCAKLGLNTRAVGAIGDDEKGDFVLHTLSGFGVDIAEMRKLIGVPTSSTILNVRPNGERPALHRRGASDELTLGEKDYPAILDAKFVHVGGMPLLAKLDGAPTTALLKAAKAAGCQTTFDLLSATAETLEVLKPSLPFVDYFVPSIEDAEAMSGLSNPEDAAKFFLDAGATNCLLTMGGEGCIVATKDEMFRLPAFDIDVKDTTGCGDAFSAGLIAGLIHGWDIEQSARFASACGALVSTGLGSDAGIVNFEETETLMRTAKTLPMAG, from the coding sequence ATGGCTTTTGATGTAAGTGTGGTTGGACTGTACATTCTGGATATTCTTGGACGGCCTGTCGAAGAAATCCCACCCGGTGGACAGCTTCGCTTCATTGATGAAATTCGCCTTACCGTTGCTGGTACGGCGGGTGGCTCGGCGATTGATTGTGCCAAGCTGGGTCTGAACACGCGTGCTGTCGGTGCGATCGGGGACGACGAGAAAGGCGATTTCGTCTTGCACACCCTATCGGGCTTTGGCGTCGACATTGCTGAGATGCGCAAATTGATTGGCGTGCCCACGTCATCAACCATCCTCAATGTGCGTCCGAATGGCGAACGCCCTGCCCTGCATCGCCGTGGTGCTTCGGATGAACTGACACTTGGTGAGAAGGACTATCCGGCCATTCTAGATGCGAAATTCGTCCACGTAGGCGGTATGCCGCTGTTGGCAAAGCTGGACGGAGCCCCCACAACTGCTCTTTTGAAAGCCGCCAAGGCTGCTGGGTGCCAGACGACGTTTGACCTGTTGTCGGCAACGGCCGAGACTCTGGAGGTGCTCAAGCCCTCCCTGCCCTTTGTCGACTATTTCGTTCCAAGCATCGAAGATGCCGAAGCTATGTCGGGTCTCAGTAATCCCGAAGATGCGGCAAAGTTCTTCCTGGATGCGGGCGCGACCAACTGCCTGCTGACGATGGGCGGTGAAGGCTGCATCGTGGCGACTAAGGATGAGATGTTCCGGCTGCCTGCCTTCGACATCGACGTCAAGGACACTACCGGGTGTGGTGATGCCTTCTCGGCTGGTCTCATTGCAGGGCTCATTCATGGCTGGGACATCGAACAGTCGGCGAGATTTGCGTCTGCATGTGGCGCACTGGTCTCGACCGGTCTTGGCTCGGATGCCGGCATCGTCAATTTTGAAGAAACCGAGACATTGATGCGGACTGCCAAGACTTTGCCAATGGCTGGCTGA
- a CDS encoding ABC transporter permease, with translation MRSVASDRQFNFLVAVNVLVLTAAVSISGIDFVNAYNLQSMAIQIPELGLLAIGVTLAMISGNGGIDLSGIALANLSGISAALLVPQFISPDDSPLTYVFVFGFVCLCVGFVGGFINGLLVSRANLTPIIATLGTSLAFTGVSVVLTNGSGVRLGYIEPLDAFGHGPILGVPMCFALFIAIAIVIGAALRFTPFGTRLFLLGSNPKAARFAGFDEKRLFLTAYTISGMLAGVAGLIIAARISSVKWDYGTSYVLIAILIVVMAGVKPEGGYGRISCVILSAAALQILSSMFNFLNISNFFRDFAWGVLLLIFLAVSKVDLRVWRPTKS, from the coding sequence ATGCGATCTGTTGCGTCTGATCGTCAGTTCAATTTTCTTGTTGCGGTCAATGTGCTGGTCCTTACGGCAGCCGTCTCCATCTCGGGGATTGATTTCGTCAACGCCTACAATCTTCAATCAATGGCCATCCAGATCCCCGAACTCGGGCTTCTCGCCATTGGCGTAACACTGGCGATGATCTCGGGAAATGGAGGCATCGATTTGTCCGGTATTGCGCTGGCCAATCTTTCAGGCATCTCTGCAGCGCTGCTGGTTCCCCAGTTCATATCACCAGATGACAGTCCACTGACCTATGTCTTCGTCTTCGGTTTTGTCTGTCTTTGCGTCGGGTTCGTGGGCGGTTTCATCAATGGTCTGCTTGTATCCCGAGCCAATCTGACGCCGATTATCGCGACCTTGGGCACGTCGCTCGCCTTTACGGGGGTGAGTGTCGTCCTGACCAATGGTTCGGGTGTGCGTCTGGGCTATATAGAGCCGCTTGATGCCTTTGGCCATGGGCCCATTCTCGGGGTGCCGATGTGCTTTGCCCTGTTTATTGCCATCGCAATCGTCATTGGGGCCGCACTGCGCTTCACGCCATTCGGGACACGCCTGTTTTTGCTCGGCAGCAATCCCAAGGCGGCCCGCTTCGCTGGTTTTGATGAAAAGAGGCTGTTTCTGACGGCCTACACCATCTCCGGTATGCTGGCGGGGGTTGCTGGCCTTATCATCGCGGCCCGCATTTCCAGCGTCAAATGGGATTACGGGACGTCATATGTTCTCATCGCCATCCTCATCGTCGTGATGGCGGGGGTCAAGCCCGAAGGCGGGTATGGCCGCATCTCATGCGTGATCCTGTCCGCTGCTGCGCTGCAGATTCTTTCGAGCATGTTCAATTTCCTGAATATCTCGAACTTTTTCCGGGACTTCGCCTGGGGCGTCCTCCTGTTGATCTTCCTTGCCGTTTCCAAGGTCGATCTCAGAGTCTGGCGTCCTACCAAATCCTAA
- a CDS encoding sugar ABC transporter ATP-binding protein has translation MNSTGTIPKFSQNAAEASQDSTPFLEVRGVHKHFGGVHALRGIDLCIYPGQIYHLMGENGCGKSTLIKIISGAQPASEGEIYINGERVVDLNPLGALRFGIETVYQDLSLLPNLTVIENIALAEQLVASSGKLARRLDRAKLKETAERALKAVNLPTNRRFCSTEVSRLPIATRQLIAIARAIASEAKLVIMDEPTAALTKREVDNLIEIVDQLRSKGVAVLFVTHKLDEVKSIGGHFIIMRDGEKVQEGDIAEYEKSDLTYWMTGRKIDVVRYRKTEIGEDNLLVLKDLKRKNAFTDVSFSLAHGEILGVTGLLDSGRNELARALAGVEPADGGSIELDGELLHLYRPVDAIKAQIGYVPEDRLSEGLFLAKPIQSNIIAQILDDLRDKFGMISKIRSRSMAERLVKDLQIVVADLNNPVRSLSGGNQQRVLIGRGLTIMPKVFILHGPTVGVDVGSKDTIFRIIQQLSSQGMGVIIVSDDLPELLQNCDRIIVMRRGRIVETFDAENLEENTLYQAMVAENSAEKLS, from the coding sequence ATGAATAGCACAGGCACCATACCCAAGTTTTCTCAAAATGCTGCTGAAGCTTCTCAGGATAGCACTCCATTTCTGGAGGTGCGCGGGGTTCACAAGCACTTTGGTGGCGTGCACGCCTTGCGCGGGATCGATCTCTGCATCTATCCGGGGCAGATCTACCATCTGATGGGCGAGAATGGCTGCGGCAAGAGTACGCTCATCAAGATCATCTCCGGCGCACAGCCTGCCAGCGAAGGTGAAATCTATATCAATGGTGAGCGTGTGGTCGATCTTAATCCGCTGGGAGCGCTGCGGTTCGGTATCGAGACGGTGTATCAGGATCTTTCGCTGCTCCCCAATCTGACGGTGATAGAAAATATCGCTCTCGCCGAACAATTGGTGGCGTCAAGTGGCAAGCTTGCTCGCCGCCTTGATCGGGCAAAGCTGAAAGAGACGGCGGAACGCGCGCTAAAAGCCGTTAACTTGCCGACGAACAGGCGTTTCTGCTCGACCGAGGTTTCACGACTGCCCATCGCCACCCGCCAGCTGATCGCGATCGCCCGAGCCATTGCCTCCGAAGCGAAGCTGGTCATCATGGATGAGCCCACCGCAGCTTTGACCAAGCGCGAAGTCGATAACCTGATCGAAATTGTCGACCAGCTGCGCAGCAAAGGTGTGGCCGTCCTGTTCGTGACGCACAAACTGGATGAGGTCAAATCCATTGGTGGTCACTTCATCATCATGCGAGATGGTGAGAAAGTTCAGGAAGGCGATATCGCTGAATATGAAAAGAGCGATCTCACCTACTGGATGACAGGTCGCAAGATCGACGTGGTGCGCTATCGCAAGACGGAGATTGGCGAGGATAACTTGCTCGTCTTGAAAGACCTCAAACGCAAGAATGCTTTTACAGATGTGTCTTTCTCGCTGGCCCATGGCGAGATTCTGGGGGTCACGGGGTTGCTGGATTCCGGCCGCAACGAATTGGCGCGGGCTCTGGCTGGCGTGGAACCCGCTGATGGCGGCTCCATCGAGTTGGATGGAGAGTTGCTGCATTTGTACCGACCGGTTGATGCCATCAAGGCGCAGATAGGATATGTGCCCGAGGATCGTCTGTCCGAAGGTCTGTTTCTTGCCAAGCCCATCCAATCGAACATCATCGCCCAGATCCTCGATGACTTGCGCGACAAGTTCGGCATGATCAGCAAGATCAGAAGTAGAAGCATGGCCGAACGGCTGGTCAAGGATTTGCAAATCGTTGTGGCGGACCTCAACAATCCGGTCCGCTCTCTGTCGGGTGGTAACCAGCAACGCGTCCTGATCGGGCGCGGGCTGACGATCATGCCCAAAGTCTTCATCTTGCACGGGCCGACGGTGGGCGTCGATGTCGGGTCGAAAGACACGATTTTCCGCATCATCCAGCAACTCTCAAGTCAGGGCATGGGCGTGATCATCGTCAGCGATGACCTGCCCGAGCTGCTCCAGAACTGTGACCGGATCATCGTCATGCGCCGGGGCAGGATCGTCGAAACATTCGATGCCGAAAATCTGGAAGAAAACACCCTTTATCAGGCAATGGTAGCAGAAAATTCAGCGGAGAAACTGTCATGA
- a CDS encoding thiamine phosphate synthase — MRLARFYPIFDDVSWLVRMLPLGVKLVQLRIKEQPDDVISTQIAEAKALCDAHDCLLVVNDYWQQAIDAGCSWVHLGQEDLDSADLYAIRKAGIHLGVSTHDDDELERVLSMSPDYIALGPVYPTILKKMKWHQQGLPKVREWKERIGSTPLVGIGGMNVERAAAAFEAGADVISVVTDITLHENPETRVIEWLEATRQAETLQTPQIRA; from the coding sequence ATGAGACTAGCTCGCTTCTACCCCATTTTTGACGATGTGAGTTGGCTGGTCCGCATGCTGCCTCTGGGTGTGAAATTGGTGCAGTTGCGCATCAAGGAACAACCTGATGACGTGATCAGTACGCAGATTGCCGAGGCAAAGGCGCTCTGTGATGCCCACGATTGTCTGCTCGTGGTCAACGACTACTGGCAACAGGCGATCGATGCGGGATGCTCATGGGTGCATCTAGGGCAGGAAGATCTCGACAGCGCAGATCTTTATGCCATCAGGAAGGCTGGGATTCATCTGGGCGTATCCACTCATGATGATGATGAGTTGGAACGGGTGCTGTCGATGTCACCAGACTATATCGCACTGGGACCGGTCTATCCGACCATCCTCAAAAAGATGAAATGGCATCAACAAGGACTGCCGAAAGTGCGCGAATGGAAAGAGCGAATCGGCAGCACCCCTCTGGTCGGCATTGGCGGCATGAATGTCGAGCGTGCCGCTGCGGCTTTCGAGGCCGGAGCGGACGTCATCTCGGTCGTCACGGACATCACGCTTCATGAAAATCCGGAAACGCGCGTCATTGAGTGGCTTGAGGCAACACGACAGGCCGAGACCCTACAGACACCACAGATAAGGGCATGA
- a CDS encoding class II aldolase/adducin family protein, whose translation MDEFELRREMVAACRRMNEIGLNQGTSGNVSARCGDKILITPTSLPYDDMQPEDIVAMNVDGSFEGKRKPSSEWRFHHDILSNRTDIDAVLHCHSAYAVAMACHHLDINSFHYMVAVAGGTNIRCAPYATFGTQALSDAALEALEGRKACLLGQHGQIALGSTIKQAFALAIEVETLAKMYVTARLLGEPPVLSEEEMGRVMNQMKQMTYGVTRNPS comes from the coding sequence ATGGATGAATTTGAGCTGCGGCGTGAAATGGTCGCGGCCTGCCGTCGGATGAATGAAATTGGTCTGAACCAGGGAACATCAGGGAATGTATCCGCTCGATGCGGCGACAAGATCCTGATCACGCCCACTTCGTTGCCCTACGACGACATGCAGCCCGAAGATATCGTTGCCATGAACGTCGACGGGAGTTTTGAAGGAAAGCGCAAGCCCTCCTCGGAGTGGCGCTTCCATCATGACATCCTTTCCAATCGCACCGATATTGATGCTGTTCTGCATTGCCATTCTGCCTATGCAGTTGCGATGGCCTGCCATCACCTTGATATCAACAGTTTCCACTATATGGTAGCCGTTGCCGGTGGCACCAACATCCGTTGCGCTCCCTACGCGACTTTTGGTACGCAGGCACTTTCCGATGCCGCCCTTGAGGCTCTTGAGGGACGCAAGGCCTGTCTCCTCGGACAGCATGGGCAGATCGCTCTTGGTTCCACGATCAAGCAGGCGTTTGCTCTGGCCATTGAAGTGGAAACCCTCGCCAAGATGTACGTCACTGCACGTCTGTTGGGCGAGCCTCCCGTTCTGTCGGAAGAAGAAATGGGGCGGGTCATGAACCAGATGAAACAGATGACATATGGAGTGACGCGCAATCCGTCTTGA
- the thiS gene encoding sulfur carrier protein ThiS: MKITLNGESRQISSSNLSDLLEECGHEEQLVATAVNGEFVPIDERREQMLSEEDRIEILVPMQGG; encoded by the coding sequence ATGAAGATCACACTGAATGGAGAAAGCCGTCAGATCTCATCAAGCAATCTGTCTGATCTGCTGGAGGAATGTGGTCATGAGGAGCAACTTGTCGCCACTGCCGTCAATGGAGAGTTTGTTCCCATTGATGAGCGAAGAGAGCAGATGTTGAGCGAAGAGGACCGCATTGAAATTCTGGTCCCCATGCAGGGAGGTTGA
- a CDS encoding sugar-binding transcriptional regulator: protein MKSSSGKSASPAKSTASNGMVAPAIYQNDPRLWAAWLYYNDELNQNQIATLLGVSRATVVNYLQEARANHYIRISVRHDLLTSVNLAQKLKEIFGLRDCMVIPDDGGLLSPTQRIGKAGASFMEGTLNPDDVVGVAWGRTVQALADNLVEQSMSNLCVVQVMGSQSGATDGFSSEECVSLMSLKLRAKTAHLHAPATLSNKELRDALRKEAIIQEQFARIRSCTKLLFGVCSVKENSLVFASGLTNVEESKYYITKGAVGVICGRFYDGKGNWIEGPLDDRLMGISLDDVKNIPTRIAVAGGTEKTSSILGALRGGYINTLITDTKTALNILENLPSDLL from the coding sequence ATGAAGTCGTCGTCTGGAAAGTCAGCCTCGCCGGCGAAATCAACAGCCTCCAACGGCATGGTGGCACCGGCGATCTATCAGAATGATCCACGGCTGTGGGCGGCCTGGCTCTATTACAACGACGAACTGAACCAGAATCAGATCGCGACACTCCTCGGAGTATCCAGAGCAACGGTCGTCAACTATCTGCAAGAAGCCCGCGCCAACCACTATATCAGGATTTCTGTCAGACACGACTTGCTCACCAGCGTCAACTTGGCGCAGAAACTCAAGGAGATTTTTGGCCTCAGAGACTGCATGGTCATCCCTGATGATGGCGGATTGCTTTCCCCTACACAGAGAATCGGTAAAGCCGGTGCGAGCTTCATGGAGGGAACCCTGAACCCCGATGATGTGGTCGGAGTGGCTTGGGGACGCACCGTTCAGGCTCTTGCCGACAATCTCGTTGAACAGAGCATGTCAAACCTCTGCGTTGTTCAGGTGATGGGAAGCCAGAGCGGGGCGACGGACGGCTTCAGTTCAGAGGAATGCGTCTCATTGATGTCTCTGAAACTGCGTGCCAAGACCGCCCATCTTCATGCACCTGCGACCCTCAGCAACAAGGAACTGCGCGACGCGCTCCGCAAGGAAGCGATCATTCAGGAACAATTCGCGCGCATCCGCTCCTGCACCAAACTGCTATTCGGCGTCTGCTCCGTGAAGGAAAACAGCCTTGTCTTCGCAAGCGGCCTGACGAATGTAGAAGAGAGCAAATATTACATCACAAAAGGCGCTGTCGGCGTCATATGCGGGCGCTTTTATGATGGAAAGGGCAACTGGATTGAGGGACCGCTCGATGACCGTCTGATGGGCATCTCCCTTGATGATGTGAAAAACATTCCAACGCGAATTGCTGTTGCTGGCGGGACTGAAAAGACATCATCTATTCTGGGTGCTCTGCGTGGTGGCTATATCAACACCCTGATCACCGACACCAAGACAGCTCTCAACATTCTTGAAAACCTGCCTTCGGATCTGCTCTGA
- a CDS encoding thiazole synthase yields the protein MKPFYGLELPNPLMLGTAQYPSPAILEQAFAQSGAGVATVSLRREGVNGAGQSFWKMVCDLDVIVLPNTAGCHTVKEAVTTAHMAREVFGTKWIKLEVIGHTDSLQPEVFHLVEAARILCEEGFEVFPYTTEDLIVAERLLAAGCQVLMPWGAPIGSGRGLNNEYALRAMRAEFLDVPLVVDAGIGLPSHAARAMELGFDAVLVNTAVAKAGDPVAMARAMMRAVEAGKLAHDADPIEPRDMAVPSTPVIGKAFLA from the coding sequence ATGAAACCCTTTTATGGACTCGAACTGCCCAATCCCCTGATGTTGGGGACGGCGCAATATCCAAGCCCGGCCATTCTTGAACAGGCCTTTGCCCAAAGCGGAGCTGGTGTAGCGACAGTCTCGTTAAGGCGCGAGGGTGTGAATGGGGCCGGACAGAGTTTCTGGAAGATGGTATGCGATCTTGATGTCATTGTGCTGCCCAACACGGCAGGCTGCCATACGGTGAAGGAAGCGGTCACCACGGCCCACATGGCGCGCGAGGTTTTTGGCACCAAATGGATCAAGCTGGAGGTGATCGGCCATACGGACAGCTTGCAGCCGGAAGTGTTTCATCTGGTGGAGGCGGCTCGCATCTTGTGTGAAGAAGGTTTTGAGGTCTTCCCCTACACGACCGAAGACCTGATTGTCGCAGAACGGCTTCTTGCCGCCGGGTGTCAGGTGTTGATGCCGTGGGGAGCTCCCATTGGGTCGGGGCGTGGCCTCAACAATGAATATGCCCTCAGAGCCATGCGGGCAGAGTTTCTCGATGTTCCTCTGGTGGTCGATGCCGGCATTGGTCTGCCGAGCCACGCGGCGCGTGCCATGGAGCTGGGATTTGACGCGGTGCTGGTGAACACTGCCGTTGCCAAGGCCGGAGACCCGGTCGCGATGGCAAGGGCAATGATGAGGGCCGTTGAAGCCGGAAAACTTGCTCATGACGCCGACCCGATCGAACCTCGGGACATGGCGGTGCCTTCGACCCCTGTGATCGGAAAGGCGTTTCTGGCATGA
- the tenA gene encoding thiaminase II, which produces MTQQTIPNDYGRAFDLLRKHAKDPWHDYTHHSFVQSLGDGSLPREAFLHYLQQDYVFLVHFSRAWALAIVKSETFAEMQAATDMVNALVSHEMPMHVGICEAAGISKQALFATGERPENLAYTRFVLETGFSGDFLNLIVALAPCVMGYGEIGLRLQRDARSDKYADWISTYASEDYQEVCRSAGQLLDASLVQRIGSDFVASPRWERLCQTFRTATELEVGFWQMGLQP; this is translated from the coding sequence ATGACCCAACAAACGATACCCAATGACTATGGCCGAGCCTTCGACCTGTTGCGAAAGCACGCCAAAGACCCGTGGCATGACTATACCCATCACTCCTTTGTCCAGTCACTTGGTGATGGCAGCCTTCCCCGTGAGGCCTTTCTGCACTATTTGCAGCAGGATTATGTCTTTCTTGTTCACTTCTCGCGGGCCTGGGCTCTGGCCATCGTCAAGTCCGAAACCTTTGCGGAAATGCAGGCTGCAACCGATATGGTCAATGCACTGGTCTCCCACGAGATGCCGATGCATGTCGGCATTTGTGAGGCAGCGGGAATTTCAAAACAGGCTCTGTTTGCCACTGGAGAGCGACCTGAGAATCTCGCCTACACCCGCTTTGTGCTCGAGACGGGCTTCAGTGGTGATTTCCTCAATCTGATCGTGGCCCTCGCTCCCTGTGTGATGGGCTATGGTGAAATCGGCTTACGGCTTCAAAGGGACGCCAGGTCGGACAAATATGCGGACTGGATCAGCACTTATGCGAGCGAAGATTACCAAGAGGTCTGTCGTTCTGCCGGGCAGTTGCTTGATGCCTCTCTTGTGCAGAGGATCGGCAGTGATTTTGTCGCCTCTCCTAGATGGGAGCGGCTTTGTCAAACCTTCCGGACGGCGACGGAATTGGAGGTTGGTTTCTGGCAGATGGGCCTTCAACCTTAA
- a CDS encoding FAD-dependent oxidoreductase has translation MTKFSILGAGVAGLCVATELVSRGADVELYDPSGEPGPHGCSWWAGGMLAPWCEYESAEEPVLRYGQQAIDWWSGKTNVSRGGTLVVANPRDLPDLRRFSRRTEGFREIDGEEISRLEPDLCAFNKGLYFDDEAHLDPRKALHDLWRGLRDKGVKLHRGFAPSGLENEIDCRGLHAREYLHDLRGVKGEMLVIRSMDVTLSRPVRLLHPRMPLYIVPRGDGIYMLGATMIESEDSTHVTARSMLELLSAAYALNPAFGQAEILESGVDLRPSFPDNLPRIRRLGRAVYVNGLYRHGYLLAPAMACAVADLLLDNRKSELVA, from the coding sequence ATGACCAAATTTTCTATTCTTGGTGCAGGGGTCGCCGGGCTTTGTGTTGCGACCGAGCTGGTTTCACGCGGAGCGGACGTTGAACTCTATGATCCCAGTGGCGAACCGGGACCACATGGATGCTCGTGGTGGGCGGGCGGCATGCTCGCGCCCTGGTGCGAATATGAAAGTGCCGAAGAACCGGTGCTGCGCTATGGTCAGCAAGCAATTGATTGGTGGTCCGGCAAAACAAATGTCAGTCGAGGCGGCACGCTGGTGGTTGCCAATCCGCGAGACTTGCCAGATTTGCGTCGTTTCAGTCGTCGCACCGAAGGGTTCAGGGAAATCGATGGTGAGGAAATCTCCCGTCTTGAGCCCGATCTCTGTGCCTTCAACAAGGGACTCTATTTTGATGACGAGGCGCATCTTGACCCGCGCAAGGCTCTTCATGATCTGTGGCGTGGCTTGCGCGACAAGGGCGTGAAACTGCATCGTGGGTTTGCTCCCTCGGGTCTTGAGAACGAGATCGACTGTCGGGGGCTGCATGCCCGCGAATATCTGCATGACCTGCGTGGTGTTAAAGGCGAAATGCTGGTCATCCGCAGCATGGATGTCACCCTCTCACGGCCAGTACGCCTGCTTCATCCGCGGATGCCGCTCTATATCGTGCCTCGCGGAGACGGCATCTACATGCTGGGTGCAACGATGATCGAGAGTGAGGACAGCACCCATGTCACTGCGCGCTCGATGTTGGAGCTGCTCAGCGCCGCCTATGCGTTGAACCCGGCCTTTGGGCAAGCCGAGATATTGGAGAGCGGTGTCGATCTGCGCCCCTCCTTCCCCGACAATTTGCCGAGGATCCGCCGTTTGGGCCGGGCGGTCTATGTCAACGGTCTTTACCGTCACGGCTATCTGTTGGCCCCTGCCATGGCCTGCGCCGTGGCCGACCTTTTGTTGGACAACAGGAAATCGGAGTTGGTCGCATGA
- a CDS encoding ABC transporter permease — MSDYTLDSLNERKGANQFANIASWMIRYPPIFTLLLIVIVCFVIGAISPEFWQISNIFDIARASVVTGLFGLGFLVVLAAGGIDMSFAAIAGLMMYWITVAVAAYMPWLPIPVIILIAALGGMLIGIGNGLLVHALKAPALIVTIGTQYVIHGFLLTFVGTELFVNIPLSMENFGKAELMRVSTQSGSIAILPAYILVLVVAAVVTWWILNRTLMGRAIFAVGGSVDIAERLGYDHKKVQVFVFAYAGLLAGIAGVIHVASNRLANPFDLSGNELNVIAAVVLGGARITGGGGTVVGAMLGVILITLIDNVLILAGIPSTWQTFVIGCFIILAGALFANSSNR, encoded by the coding sequence ATGAGCGATTATACCCTGGACAGCCTCAACGAAAGAAAAGGCGCAAACCAGTTCGCCAACATCGCAAGCTGGATGATCCGCTATCCGCCGATCTTCACGCTGCTGCTGATCGTTATCGTCTGTTTCGTCATCGGCGCGATCTCGCCTGAATTTTGGCAGATTTCCAACATCTTCGACATCGCCCGGGCGTCGGTCGTAACCGGTCTGTTTGGTCTTGGGTTCCTTGTGGTGCTTGCAGCTGGCGGCATCGACATGTCCTTTGCCGCGATTGCCGGGTTGATGATGTACTGGATAACCGTCGCTGTCGCCGCTTATATGCCGTGGCTGCCAATCCCGGTCATCATTCTCATAGCCGCGTTGGGGGGCATGCTGATTGGCATCGGGAACGGGCTTCTGGTTCATGCCCTCAAGGCCCCTGCCCTGATCGTGACCATCGGCACCCAATATGTGATCCACGGCTTCCTTTTGACCTTTGTCGGCACCGAGCTTTTCGTGAATATCCCTCTGTCGATGGAGAACTTTGGCAAGGCAGAGTTGATGCGCGTGAGTACCCAGAGCGGATCCATTGCCATTCTTCCCGCCTATATACTTGTGCTTGTCGTTGCGGCGGTCGTGACGTGGTGGATCCTCAATCGGACCTTGATGGGTCGGGCCATTTTCGCCGTAGGCGGCAGCGTCGATATTGCCGAGCGGTTGGGCTACGACCACAAGAAGGTGCAGGTTTTCGTCTTTGCCTATGCAGGTCTTCTGGCCGGGATTGCCGGTGTCATCCATGTCGCCAGCAACCGGCTTGCAAACCCGTTCGACCTTTCCGGCAATGAACTGAATGTCATTGCGGCGGTGGTTCTGGGTGGGGCTCGGATCACCGGTGGCGGCGGCACTGTGGTCGGGGCGATGCTCGGGGTCATTCTCATCACGCTGATCGACAACGTGCTCATTCTGGCGGGCATTCCAAGCACCTGGCAAACCTTTGTCATCGGCTGCTTCATCATTCTGGCTGGAGCGCTTTTCGCCAATTCGTCAAATCGATAG